Genomic segment of Mytilus edulis chromosome 12, xbMytEdul2.2, whole genome shotgun sequence:
aataaggagaaacctacctttcttttgtctattggtgttccgtcattgtgccggatgttagacaccatcgagtccgagcaaattttgccggtgtggtttagacacagtgcacttagaccacaaacagagagaggtatttgttattcacatgattttatttctggAAACAATATTACCAATTTATAGACAGTACattacaagcaatatttatacatctgaaaaatgtcgccGGTAATTTGCAGAGATAACGTCGAAAAtgtctgccagcgacgtcgtgcactttagcgctaacgttgaggttacaaagggggGACGCCATTTTTAGGGAAAATCGCGTTTATCATGGAATCAAGCACGGtgacctttattttttatttgagatttggagaaagcatgacaaaatgcagtatctgcagaaaaatgataaaaatgacattttcagaaacagtttatttccatttttttaggttCAGAAAAATACCACTTTGAGAATCTGGTCCGCAATGTCAAGCAAGACCTGAAAAATTGTGTAGTTATTCGtgtagtgatttatttttttccttttagtcacttatcacagcttcagattgaacccgATCGTAATAATTTACGACGAAAGATATCTGCTCCAAAAAATTTATAACATtgcctattttttttacaaaattgcacaaatccccaatattcagcctcaattttctcgaaaacaagcacggtgatatgttatattttgtgttttattttataactcgccaaggcctacaacataatacaaactaataaaaatgacatttaatcgagaaactgtatcggatgcccttaagcTACACAAATGTCTGATCGATCGCTTATATTGAGAATATAGCTAATACTGTAAATCAACACAATTTAAAAAGCAATTCATTTTCTCTGGGTAAAACAACAAGGTGAATATTTGTAGTCCAGAATCGTCTCTTGGATGAATTTACAAAGTCTACATGTTTGCCACTACATCAAATGAAACGGCCTAAAATAATGTGCCGAAATTAATTTGTTTacactaaaagagggacgaaagataccaaagggacagtcaaactcataaatctaaaacaaactgacaacgccatggctaaaaatgaaaaagacaaacagaaaaacaatagtacatacgacacaacatagaaaactaaagaataaacaacacgaaccccaccaaaaactaggggtgatctcaggtgctccgtatGCTAAATGTATTTGGAAACAGTAACTCAATTAACgcattatattaaaaaaagattccTGTACATTTTAATCAGATGTAATTGACTTCAGTTATAGATTACAAgatatttttctgtcttttgtGCTTTCATTCTACGTATTGCTTAAGTTTTTTAAGCCTCCATGTATCTAAAGTGTACGGACCGTAGTCACAATTAATGATCAATTTAATTTTCTGCGGAACTTACCCGCATTCTGAACATTTGAATAGATATCCATGTTGTTGCTTTTCTTTTTCGTCGACTGGTGAACACCTACTAAAGTAAAATGATTTGCTTTACCATTTTCAAAATGACAACGAATGCCTTTCAAAAAAATCCTCTTGTCATGTGATagttatatgtatattatatttctTTACAACATTTATATATTCTTTCAATATAACCACGTTTATATAAAAACTGAGTTTTATAACGAAATATGGAgttatgcatgattttttatttataattgaacgTACACGACGTCGGAAACCGATGATACGGCAAGTACACTATGTGTAGTATGATATATGCGTGGATATATATGTAATATGCAAAATTTTTATATGATAAAGTTAAGTAAAGTAATATTTTATAAGTCGGGTCGCATATATACATATTAACAAGGAACATGAGATCTTAAGAGTTCTTTAACCgactgatattaataaacaaaacatacatgtaataacattagATACATATACAACACAAATATACTGACATATATATAAgaacgtctgagccagtgacaactctacaacagatggctcagacgtacttataaatataattattttctgtgactgtatcttacattaatttgtaagatcctttactatagataatttagctgatgtgtaaaaataacatctccatgccttatatatcatgtactgtagtacgacgctagattgaCACTTTTaaaaaggtaacacccggccaccgaaagcttcatttttatgaagcccaggtgttcatgtggtctagcgggacggctataGTGTAGACGATTTgctgtcacgatatctcagtagcatgggttcgaatcccggcgagggaagaacaaaacatttgcgatttaacattgttgggttgatgtttagacgagttgtatatatatatttgttaatatatataatatatatatatatatatatctattaaaacaaatgtcaaatatcAGCACATAGTAGCACACAGTATATGTTTCCGAGTAGCACATGCAAAATTAAAACTGTAAGGAAGAGCAAAAGACTGCATGCATCTACAGCACAGATGCATAAACAAAACAGATAAATacataagaaataagaaataacataaaaaacttcaaaacatCAAAACAAACACCAAGCTTCACGGTCAAGTCATGGGGCAGCAAGGAGTTACATTATTTACAAGAACTTCAGGTAAAATTTTCCGAAAAAACACTAGGTggatataaaaatattgaactgGCCAAAAGTTGAAAAGCTCCTTGCCTCATTTGGCAAGGAGTACCAAAGTTTTGCTGTCTCATTACTAAAGCTTTATTTACCATACCTTGTTATTTTTGACCGTGGTATATCCGCTGTGCCTTTGTACCTGAAGTTATATGCATTTTAtcttatattcatttaaatttgcATGAATTATGGActtgatttattaattatttgataAGTCTCGTATGCCATGATTATCATTCTTCAATTTTTTAGTGCTGGTAACTTAGACTGTTCAAGAAGTGTATCGTAAGAATGTATGTAGCCGTCATTGATAAATCTGAGTGCTCTTTCGTGTATTTTTTTCAGTATTCATGAAcagtatttatttaaaaaaaaaagataaagacttcTTTATTACTTTTGTATCAATGAAAGTATATTACTGATGAATATACTACTAAACTATTCCATTTTAGGCTAGTAAATTAATACGATATACATGGGCTAGTAAATTCCACATAGGGTGAGAGGGAATTCAATGACCCCTTAGATATCGTAATAGGTCACTAGCACATTGTGTAGCTTATTTATCTTATCATCACATGCAGCATTTCGACTGGTGATCTTTtaaagtgatcaagtcttcatTTTCGATGAACtaaaacacatttttgttaatgggTCAGCTGAAGCCCGCTTCCTGTGGAGTTGTCTCTTTGTGTTAGAGACCCATTGTGGCCttttgatattttcttattttgagttatttttaTTGTGTCTCTCCGACACATCACCAGTTCTCTTCTCAATTTCATTCAAATTAAAGAACCTACTGTCATAGGTCTATTCAACAACAAATGTCAACAATAAACAACTTGTGaccttttttatgttttcatgCATTTATGTCTATCGTGCTTTTTCAATTTCTTCAACTATTGTCGGTACGAATCGTTTCCAATTTTTCATTAACGTCATGTTGTTTtaataaagggacgtaacaccactacttacCGTGTATCGAAATAAACCACGCCTACTAACTATATAACCCCATATAAAATGCTTACAGTCACCAAGAGGTCACATTTAACTAGTGATATTTATAGAAATGTATAGGCTGGTGTGATTATGAGTAATCATAATACATGCTGGGATGTATATGTAAGTTATCTTTTTACATATTAAAAAACTCTTAACTGAGCTCTACAAATATTGGAAAGAATCTTTATTTTCTAGGTATAATCATAAATGGCTTCAGACAGATTTTGccttcattttttatttgttagtgTTAATATGATAATAGGCGACGAAACCTAAAATTCGAATCGTCATTAAATAACAAATCGTTTTAACTCGTTATAAGGCTCGAGTTCCTTTATAATCGAAGTACTAACACTTGGGATTTTTAGAAGGCAACACGGGTcataaagaaaacaattgaaagcGAAATAGTAATCTTTTGTAGTATTCTGTGTAGTAATCGCAAATGTGAGTCCTCGTAAGGGACTGCCTTTAGATGACTAGTATATACTtttcaaaattgagaatggaaatggggaatttgtcaaagagacaacaacccgaccaacgaGCATTAAACAGCCGAAGACAGCCAATGGGTTATCAATACAGCGCGAAAATCCCGCACCAAAGGTCGTGCTTCAGCTGGTCGCTACGAAAAATGTGaacaagttcagtgataatggacgtcaaactaaactccgaaatatatagatgaactaaaattaaaaatcatacaagactttcaaaggccagaggctcttggcCTAGGATGCGCGCAAAAACTGCGgcatggttaaacatgttttagatCTCATCCCATATACCTCTAGCCGatgtagaaataaaaaaacaacacatcaaTACAAACAgtaaaactcattttaaaagaaaaccatatccgatgtcagaataggtgtCCATATAAAGAATTGCTTGTTGTTACGAGATCTCTAAAACAAGACATTTCTGCCTTATGATTATTGAAAATCTTGATGGTTTTCACTTAAAAATAGTTTGGCACTATGAATAAACATTAAGATAAGTTTTTTTCGGTCATTCGGGGTTTTCGAAAAAGCAGATAAAATAAGTTTTGATATTTACCTAAAAGTATATGTACCGATTAGTTGTCTAATGTCGTCTTCAGTAACAGCTTTGCTCTCGAATGCTATCTTTGGAAACTCTGGAGGAGACTCTATGTGTAAATCGTTGATCTCTTCTTTCATCTTATTGATCCGTTGTACCATAGTTTCATCCGGTCTGATTTTATCTAGATCCCGTCTTCTCTTATCTAAGTTCTGTCCAGCAACAAGTACGGATTTAGCAGAAGATAAACTCTTCATGAGTTTATCTTTCTCCTTTTTGGATTGTTCTTTTACTAAGACAATCATCTGAGCTACGGATTTATCAATCATTCTTTTTATCATGTTGCTTTGATCTGTGATAGCATTAATGACAGATTCTACATCATTATCAAACGATTTCAAGCTatcctcaattttatttatattttgatttgctTCATTGGTCTTGACCCGAATTTGATTTTCGTTTTCTCCTCGTAATTGAGCAATAACATCGACCAATTTCGAAAATGTATGACCATTGTGATTTCCTGTCACACAACTGGTACATACCGGTACATTGCATGTATTACACATTAGGTTGAATTCTTCTTTGTGTTGGCTACATCTAGATTTACCTTCCGGGATAAGTTCGGAGGCGTGTTGAAACTGGTGATTTGTCGATAACTTCTGCCTTTTATGCAGCGACTTACAGTTTTCACAATAATATTGTTCACAATCTAAGCAGTATTGTGATCCAGGGGCACTCACACAAATTTCACATGTTTTAGACGCAGCCTGAGCCATGTTGTACTGAAATAAAATCACAAGACTGATAGGTGATTTATCACATGACATACAATTTTATCTTATCAAATACTTGTTCAAATACATACATTATCACAACAGGTAACACGAGTTACTTACAATTTACACTTGTATACCCCGAAGTAAATACACCCATCAAATTGAGTAGGAATAAAATATGGGATACCAAGCTCAAGTGTCGTCTTCCTACGACATTTTAGTGACGATTAATTAAAAGAAAGTAAACCGTATGCAATGAAATATCTCGAGTCATATCGTTGTGTCTTGTTGCAATTCAAAGATCACATCCTTAATCCTTGTCGTTCAATCTACATGTCAAACTGATTGTTAAGATCATCGTCTTGCATAGGCATGCAATAGTTATCACTGGGCGTTAATCAAttgaaaatcaatcaaaaatgttCTTTATACTGCATCTATATTGAAGTAACATGTATTTCCTAAAAGAAATAAcaaagctatattttgtataaagtcaatttcatcatggaacacatTTCTCTACAATCAGAGGTCCATTAAggaatgaaaataagtttgacatttgtatTACGATTTAAAACGTTATCAATTTATTAATTCAAATTGCagcataaaaacaatataatgtaaatgtcagaaatttttttttactcagcGCAAAACTAGGGAAGGGCTCCATAGAACCTCGCCCTTTTTCCAATTTTTCAGCCTCATACACAAAAGTTTCTATTTTCCTAACATTGTATATTCACCATTAACATCCGCTTTTTCAAAAGAATTTGTGGAACCCTAAAATCCTCTACCACAGAAATCCCGATAGGAATCACAGGCCTtcaatatcagttttttttttaaccaatgtCATATGCaagattctaatgcaatttggatgtaacagttgttttcattggctaaaagatGCCGTTAAATCAACAGTTGACCAGGCataactaaggagggacccgccattttgaattgattgaatcaacaaatgttcgtttactactatataatcgaaaatgaaacaacacctacctcgaattcgccgttttaatgtaattttttccgaatttgaagcgtacaggtaacgtaataacctcgagtttgtaagttttcatttgtatgacgtcacgtttagccatgacgtctttgtgccaaaatcattcatgaagtttcgcggatttttttctatttgtcaaatttagacattttttctttttataatgcattagaatcggaataatagtatatatatatatatttttaacaatattcaATGAGTTCTATTTAAGGATTACAGTattgtagttgaagagttgctcgcgtcaattgtagatttgacggtcgcaaatgcagttttactggcgaagCGTAgaggagacagtaaaacgg
This window contains:
- the LOC139497626 gene encoding E3 ubiquitin-protein ligase TRIM71-like yields the protein MAQAASKTCEICVSAPGSQYCLDCEQYYCENCKSLHKRQKLSTNHQFQHASELIPEGKSRCSQHKEEFNLMCNTCNVPVCTSCVTGNHNGHTFSKLVDVIAQLRGENENQIRVKTNEANQNINKIEDSLKSFDNDVESVINAITDQSNMIKRMIDKSVAQMIVLVKEQSKKEKDKLMKSLSSAKSVLVAGQNLDKRRRDLDKIRPDETMVQRINKMKEEINDLHIESPPEFPKIAFESKAVTEDDIRQLIGTYTFRYKGTADIPRSKITRRCSPVDEKEKQQHGYLFKCSECGKECIRPYRFS